A portion of the Andreesenia angusta genome contains these proteins:
- the bioD gene encoding dethiobiotin synthase, whose product MKKSIFITGTDTDIGKTVVSRAISEKLVESGKHAVYYKPVQSGGYGDTDELSGCGIRVANSYTMKEPCSPHLSSELERVEISRAKILDDYNHMAENADYIIVEGAGGIVVPIVRGEYYMWQMMLELGVPVLLVTELRVGGINHTLLSYEFLKSKGIEVRSIFANRYAGSEFEQDNKRVVEAYTGLEVITEFKGVEDVEKLFLQR is encoded by the coding sequence TTGAAGAAGTCTATATTTATAACGGGAACAGATACAGACATAGGAAAGACTGTAGTCTCTAGAGCTATCTCAGAGAAGCTAGTAGAATCAGGAAAGCACGCCGTATACTACAAGCCTGTGCAGAGTGGAGGATACGGAGACACAGACGAATTGTCAGGCTGCGGGATCAGAGTGGCCAACAGCTACACCATGAAGGAGCCCTGCTCTCCGCATCTGTCTTCTGAGCTGGAAAGAGTCGAGATATCGAGAGCAAAGATACTTGACGACTACAACCATATGGCGGAAAATGCCGACTACATAATTGTAGAGGGCGCTGGAGGCATTGTGGTTCCGATCGTAAGGGGAGAGTACTACATGTGGCAGATGATGCTTGAGCTGGGAGTCCCGGTGCTACTCGTGACCGAGCTGAGGGTAGGTGGAATAAACCACACGCTGCTGTCTTATGAATTCCTGAAGTCAAAGGGAATAGAGGTAAGGTCAATATTTGCGAATAGATATGCAGGCAGCGAGTTTGAGCAAGACAACAAGAGAGTCGTAGAGGCGTACACTGGACTAGAGGTCATAACTGAATTCAAGGGGGTGGAAGACGTTGAAAAACTGTTTTTACAGCGATGA
- the bioC gene encoding malonyl-ACP O-methyltransferase BioC has product MIDKNSLRRRFSASASSYDSYALVQKKMSQKLIGEVKAAAKKQSNLDVLEIGCGTGYLTGLLLRELENPKLHALDIAPGMIEESSKKFGKIVEFRCEDVESANFECEYDLIVSNATFQWLNEIESTFSKLTGCLKTGGLMTFSTFGEKNFWELNEAFKKARLEKNSFDGARLGQSFYSLPELKLMLERSAKSIGLKCKIKLEEKMEYEYFDSSKEFLHSIKKIGANSKSDMLTNSPGIIKRTMEIYDQSYREKEKIRASYHCIYVTVER; this is encoded by the coding sequence ATGATAGACAAAAATTCTCTGCGCAGGCGGTTCAGCGCAAGCGCATCCAGCTATGACAGCTACGCTCTTGTGCAGAAGAAGATGTCTCAGAAGCTGATCGGGGAAGTGAAAGCTGCTGCAAAAAAACAGAGCAACTTGGATGTACTGGAGATAGGCTGCGGCACAGGGTATCTGACAGGACTCCTCTTGCGAGAGCTTGAAAATCCTAAGTTACACGCTCTAGACATAGCCCCGGGGATGATAGAAGAGTCAAGCAAGAAGTTTGGCAAGATAGTCGAGTTTCGCTGTGAAGATGTAGAGAGTGCCAACTTTGAATGCGAATACGACTTGATCGTTTCAAACGCCACATTTCAGTGGTTAAATGAAATAGAGTCCACGTTCTCCAAGCTGACTGGATGCTTGAAGACAGGAGGGCTCATGACGTTTTCGACTTTTGGGGAAAAGAACTTCTGGGAGCTAAACGAAGCTTTCAAGAAGGCAAGACTAGAAAAAAACTCGTTCGACGGAGCGAGACTGGGACAGAGCTTTTACAGTTTGCCAGAACTTAAACTGATGCTTGAGCGCAGCGCCAAGTCAATCGGGCTTAAATGCAAAATAAAATTAGAAGAGAAGATGGAGTACGAGTACTTTGATTCGTCGAAAGAATTTCTCCACTCCATAAAGAAGATAGGCGCCAACAGCAAAAGCGACATGCTTACAAACAGCCCTGGAATTATAAAGCGCACAATGGAGATATACGATCAAAGCTACAGGGAAAAAGAAAAGATAAGAGCCAGTTACCACTGCATTTACGTAACTGTGGAGAGGTGA
- a CDS encoding alpha/beta fold hydrolase: MDKPYLIMLPGWSMDKNIWGSFSDSLSGRFQIEHLDWEGICSTESFKDRVSEHISKAGARSVSLLGWSLGAIVALELAAELYKPLDRLILISPTSRFTQDKESGYRAGWGAKVLDRMIRNLDLRGEETVSSFRSSLFSESEIERNLDKSGLDNLKAQDIEQLKLGLEYLKKTDLREIVQGLSVPTLMVHGEADMIVPVEASKYMAERNMNSFELKTIERCGHVPFLTEEELCFKYIEEFMDRGDDA, translated from the coding sequence ATGGATAAGCCGTATCTGATAATGCTTCCGGGGTGGAGCATGGACAAGAATATCTGGGGGAGTTTCTCGGATTCGCTTTCAGGTCGATTTCAAATAGAGCATCTGGACTGGGAGGGCATTTGCTCTACAGAATCCTTCAAAGACAGGGTGAGTGAACATATCTCAAAAGCAGGAGCTAGAAGTGTAAGTCTACTGGGGTGGTCGCTAGGTGCGATTGTGGCCCTTGAACTTGCGGCAGAGCTATATAAGCCCTTGGACCGGCTGATACTGATATCACCCACCTCTAGGTTTACCCAAGACAAAGAGAGTGGGTACAGGGCGGGATGGGGAGCCAAGGTTCTGGACAGGATGATAAGGAATCTGGACTTGAGAGGCGAGGAGACAGTGAGCTCGTTCAGATCCAGTCTTTTCTCTGAAAGCGAAATAGAGAGAAACTTGGACAAGTCAGGGCTAGATAACTTGAAGGCTCAAGATATAGAGCAGCTTAAACTGGGGCTCGAATACCTCAAAAAAACAGACTTGAGGGAGATCGTTCAGGGTTTAAGCGTCCCTACGCTGATGGTGCACGGTGAAGCGGATATGATAGTGCCAGTAGAGGCGTCAAAGTACATGGCGGAGAGAAATATGAACAGCTTTGAGTTAAAGACTATAGAGAGATGTGGGCATGTCCCTTTCTTGACTGAAGAGGAGCTTTGCTTTAAGTATATAGAGGAGTTTATGGATAGGGGAGATGACGCATGA
- the bioF gene encoding 8-amino-7-oxononanoate synthase: protein MDSIGQKIENIKRSGGYRELRYINSAQGSSAVIDGRRVLLLSSNNYLGLCNDERLKEAAIEAVKTYGVGSGGSRLTTGSMALHRELEERIASFKKRECGMVYNTGYMANLGTISGLTDESWTVFSDRLNHASIVDGCRLSKAKFVVYKHCDIKDLEKKLKRYKGKNNLVVTDGVFSMDGNIAPLKDILRIAKRHGAMTMVDDAHATGVIGKHGRGTEEYLGLEGEVDIQMGTLSKALGGEGGFIASRKEIVEYLRHRAKSFVYSTALSPATLATALASISIVESESFSREKLRIDSAWFRAELQAMGFSVPDGVTPIIPILVGDSDLGMEFSRRLMESRIYIPCIRPPTVPKNTSRLRVTIMATHKREELEWALEVLKDLGAELGITRGVGADG, encoded by the coding sequence ATGGATTCGATAGGGCAGAAGATTGAAAATATAAAGCGAAGCGGAGGATATCGGGAGCTAAGGTATATAAATTCGGCGCAAGGCTCCAGTGCAGTAATAGACGGGAGAAGAGTGCTACTGCTTTCGTCTAACAACTACCTGGGGCTGTGCAATGACGAGCGGCTGAAAGAAGCTGCAATAGAGGCCGTAAAAACGTACGGTGTAGGGAGTGGAGGGTCCAGGCTGACCACGGGAAGCATGGCACTCCACAGGGAGCTTGAGGAGAGGATAGCAAGCTTCAAAAAAAGAGAGTGTGGCATGGTCTACAACACCGGATATATGGCGAATCTAGGGACTATATCTGGCCTTACAGACGAGAGCTGGACAGTGTTCTCGGATCGCCTGAACCACGCAAGCATAGTGGACGGGTGCAGGCTGAGCAAAGCTAAATTCGTGGTCTACAAACACTGCGACATAAAGGACCTGGAGAAAAAACTGAAACGGTACAAGGGCAAAAACAACCTTGTGGTCACAGACGGAGTTTTCAGCATGGATGGGAACATAGCCCCTCTTAAAGACATACTGCGCATAGCCAAGCGTCACGGGGCTATGACTATGGTTGACGACGCCCACGCCACAGGTGTCATAGGAAAGCATGGAAGAGGCACAGAGGAGTATTTGGGGCTGGAAGGAGAAGTGGACATTCAGATGGGGACGCTCAGCAAGGCGCTGGGGGGAGAAGGGGGATTTATAGCTTCCAGAAAAGAGATAGTGGAATACCTGAGGCATAGGGCCAAGAGCTTCGTCTACTCTACAGCGCTGTCCCCTGCCACATTGGCTACAGCGCTAGCATCCATATCTATAGTGGAAAGCGAAAGCTTTTCAAGAGAGAAGCTAAGGATAGACAGCGCATGGTTCAGGGCTGAACTTCAGGCTATGGGCTTTTCAGTTCCAGATGGAGTTACACCTATAATACCCATACTGGTGGGAGATTCAGACCTGGGGATGGAGTTCAGCCGGAGGCTTATGGAGAGCAGAATCTACATACCGTGCATTAGACCGCCTACGGTTCCTAAAAACACAAGCAGACTGAGGGTGACAATAATGGCGACCCACAAGAGAGAAGAACTGGAGTGGGCGCTGGAGGTTTTGAAAGATTTAGGAGCAGAGCTTGGAATAACAAGAGGAGTTGGTGCAGATGGATAA
- a CDS encoding methylated-DNA--[protein]-cysteine S-methyltransferase has protein sequence MNYAFSYSTCAGDVVIVEDGSSVTSIFFGNDIPPDAVYSETPLLKKAFNQVQEYLRGDRREFSLPIKLEGTDFQKAVWDALLSIPYGETKSYSEIASAVGNPRSQRAVGSACSKNPILLVVPCHRVVSSSGATSGYAAGVALKEKLLELEKRISQSFDSSHIV, from the coding sequence ATGAATTATGCTTTTAGCTATTCTACTTGCGCAGGTGATGTGGTGATTGTGGAAGACGGCAGCTCTGTAACATCTATCTTTTTCGGAAACGACATTCCCCCAGACGCAGTCTATTCCGAAACCCCTCTCTTGAAAAAAGCCTTCAACCAGGTACAAGAATACCTGCGAGGCGACAGGAGGGAATTCAGCTTACCAATAAAGCTTGAGGGAACCGACTTCCAGAAAGCTGTGTGGGACGCTCTCCTATCCATTCCATACGGCGAGACGAAAAGCTACAGCGAAATAGCTTCAGCTGTTGGGAATCCACGTTCTCAAAGAGCTGTAGGCTCTGCTTGCTCTAAAAACCCCATTCTCTTGGTGGTCCCTTGCCACCGTGTAGTGAGCTCATCTGGAGCCACTTCAGGGTATGCGGCAGGAGTGGCTTTAAAAGAGAAGCTCCTGGAACTTGAAAAAAGAATTTCTCAAAGTTTTGATTCAAGTCACATAGTATAG
- the ric gene encoding iron-sulfur cluster repair di-iron protein has protein sequence MSEENRTSIDTSLSLGEIVLSFPDSVELFNMYKLDYCCGGDQKLSEAFEDLKGEGVDTDKLLEELNRKYSAFLEKKEEIRDWRSETPSGLIEHILNTHHVYTKKTLQELDDMVLKILKVHFKDYSEELLVVHSLFGSLKTELEAHLIKEEEQLFPMILSYESSSDESLLSDIRKFISETESEHDAAGDILKELEEVTRDFTPPDGTCTTFKRAYMTLDDLEKDIFTHIHLENSVLFKMF, from the coding sequence ATGAGTGAAGAAAACAGAACGAGTATAGACACCTCTCTTTCCCTTGGAGAGATAGTGCTGAGTTTTCCGGATTCTGTAGAGCTATTCAACATGTACAAGCTGGACTACTGCTGCGGAGGTGACCAGAAGCTTTCGGAAGCTTTCGAGGATTTGAAGGGCGAAGGCGTGGACACAGATAAGCTGCTTGAAGAGCTAAACAGAAAGTACAGCGCTTTTCTTGAAAAGAAAGAAGAGATAAGAGACTGGAGAAGTGAAACTCCATCGGGCCTTATAGAGCATATACTGAACACACACCACGTATATACAAAAAAGACGTTGCAAGAGCTCGACGACATGGTTTTAAAGATCTTGAAGGTTCACTTCAAGGATTATAGCGAAGAACTTCTAGTGGTTCACTCTCTCTTCGGTTCTCTGAAGACAGAACTTGAAGCTCATCTCATAAAAGAAGAAGAACAGCTTTTCCCAATGATCTTGAGCTATGAAAGCAGCAGCGACGAGTCTCTGCTCTCAGATATAAGAAAGTTCATCTCTGAAACCGAGTCAGAGCATGACGCTGCAGGGGATATTCTAAAGGAGCTTGAAGAGGTGACAAGAGACTTCACTCCACCTGATGGAACCTGCACCACTTTCAAGAGGGCTTATATGACTCTTGATGACTTGGAAAAAGATATCTTTACACATATACATCTCGAAAACAGCGTGCTTTTCAAGATGTTTTAG
- a CDS encoding deoxyribonuclease IV codes for MLKIGCHLSTSKGFKAMGVQALNIDANTFQFFTRNPRGGKAKAIDESDVESLLEIVSEHEFASLLAHAPYTLNPCSNSESTREFALQVMEDDLRRMEYLPGNLYNFHPGSHVKQGVDLGIELIVETLNSVLKPEHRTTVLLETMSGKGTEVGKTFEELKRIIDGVKLSDKMGVCLDTCHVYDAGYDIVNDLDGVLAEFDSIIGLEKLKAIHLNDSKNPFKSHKDRHEKIGEGHIGFEAIERIVNHSALRDLPFFLETPNEIPGYADEIRALRSVYR; via the coding sequence TTGTTGAAAATAGGATGCCACCTGTCCACTTCCAAAGGCTTTAAAGCCATGGGAGTTCAGGCGCTCAACATAGACGCAAACACGTTTCAGTTTTTCACCAGAAACCCAAGAGGAGGTAAGGCAAAGGCCATAGACGAATCCGATGTAGAGTCTCTGCTTGAGATAGTCTCAGAGCATGAGTTTGCATCTCTGCTGGCTCACGCACCGTATACGCTAAACCCCTGCTCCAACTCTGAAAGCACAAGGGAGTTTGCGCTTCAGGTCATGGAAGACGACCTTCGCCGTATGGAGTACCTTCCTGGAAACCTCTACAATTTTCACCCTGGAAGCCATGTGAAGCAAGGTGTAGATCTGGGCATAGAGCTTATAGTTGAGACGCTGAACAGCGTGCTTAAGCCCGAGCACAGGACGACCGTACTGCTGGAGACCATGTCGGGAAAGGGTACAGAAGTCGGAAAGACTTTTGAAGAGCTCAAGAGGATTATAGACGGTGTAAAGCTCTCAGACAAGATGGGAGTCTGCTTAGACACCTGCCATGTCTACGATGCCGGCTACGACATAGTGAACGACCTAGATGGAGTTCTAGCTGAGTTCGACAGCATCATAGGGCTTGAAAAACTTAAAGCCATTCACCTAAATGACAGCAAGAACCCGTTCAAGAGCCATAAAGACCGCCACGAAAAGATAGGAGAAGGCCATATAGGCTTTGAAGCAATAGAGAGAATTGTGAACCACTCTGCTCTTCGCGATCTGCCGTTTTTCCTTGAAACCCCAAATGAGATACCTGGATACGCCGACGAAATACGTGCGCTTAGAAGCGTATATCGCTAG
- a CDS encoding complex I subunit 5 family protein has product MRLYFLIMAPIFLGLFMYVHPLRKLQNATILVQSIMLWVAFGNFFSIKMSGSPITASLGDDSVLGIALQSDLVSSVFVILITALFLIFSIYLYDSLLENEMFLFLFFSVESMIILTFLSLDLFNVFLAIEISTILAALLITLKRERRSMYDGMIFLMTNTVGALFFLLGVAMLYKTFGVLDIFEIKKLMYGVSPRAVLIPYSLIMTGISVKCAFMPVFSWLPKAHGTPGAPPVVSAMLSGVYIKSGLYIYIKLRDMFLPAVDMDEFFILVGLLTSVLGIVFALMQVDMKLILAYSTISQMGLILVAVSISDSYTKAGGLLHIMNHAMFKSLLFMASGMIAYQYKTRNINKIRGVFRKLPITSFAMIFGILGVTGAPLLNGSLSKYFIQSGIKGAWIESFMVFINFGTMLYFVKFGTMLIPKPICNTTESENPYRELALGLLGMACLLTGLGASFISSYFLDIHVEVDIYSYLEKVALWIVLIVISLIVYSLFVHKRPFFEESPRIDLSFNNISLSIVILFFVILGSAYFTI; this is encoded by the coding sequence ATGAGACTCTATTTTCTGATAATGGCCCCTATCTTCCTAGGCCTTTTTATGTATGTCCACCCTCTTAGAAAGCTACAGAATGCCACTATCTTGGTGCAGTCAATTATGCTCTGGGTAGCTTTCGGGAACTTCTTTTCCATAAAGATGTCTGGATCTCCTATTACAGCTAGTCTAGGGGATGACAGTGTGCTTGGGATAGCCCTTCAAAGCGACCTTGTCTCGTCAGTATTTGTCATACTTATAACAGCGCTGTTCTTGATATTCAGCATATACCTCTACGACAGCTTGCTTGAAAACGAGATGTTCCTCTTTCTCTTTTTCTCAGTCGAAAGCATGATAATACTGACTTTCCTTTCTTTGGACCTTTTTAATGTTTTTTTGGCAATCGAAATTTCGACCATACTCGCCGCGCTTCTCATAACTCTAAAGCGAGAGCGGCGCTCCATGTATGACGGAATGATTTTTCTGATGACCAATACAGTGGGAGCCCTGTTCTTCCTCCTGGGAGTCGCAATGCTCTACAAGACTTTCGGAGTTTTAGACATATTCGAGATAAAGAAGCTTATGTACGGTGTTTCTCCGCGAGCAGTTTTGATTCCATACTCGCTTATAATGACAGGGATTTCTGTCAAATGCGCTTTTATGCCTGTGTTCAGCTGGCTTCCAAAAGCACATGGAACTCCTGGAGCTCCGCCTGTAGTGTCCGCTATGCTCTCTGGAGTTTATATAAAAAGCGGACTATATATCTACATAAAGCTGAGGGACATGTTTCTTCCGGCCGTGGATATGGACGAGTTCTTTATTCTAGTCGGACTGCTGACTTCTGTGCTGGGAATTGTATTCGCACTTATGCAGGTCGACATGAAGCTGATACTGGCTTACTCCACCATATCCCAAATGGGGCTTATACTTGTGGCCGTATCTATAAGCGACAGCTACACCAAGGCTGGAGGTCTTCTTCACATAATGAACCATGCCATGTTCAAGTCGCTGCTCTTTATGGCCTCTGGGATGATAGCCTATCAGTACAAGACACGGAATATAAACAAGATACGCGGTGTCTTCAGAAAGCTTCCTATCACCAGCTTCGCCATGATATTTGGGATACTTGGAGTGACCGGTGCCCCGCTTCTAAACGGAAGTCTCTCTAAGTACTTTATACAGTCCGGCATAAAAGGCGCTTGGATAGAGTCTTTTATGGTGTTCATAAACTTCGGGACAATGCTCTACTTTGTGAAATTTGGAACTATGCTGATACCAAAGCCAATCTGCAATACCACTGAAAGCGAAAACCCTTACAGAGAGCTTGCGCTGGGGCTGCTTGGGATGGCTTGCCTCTTAACAGGACTTGGGGCGTCGTTTATCTCTAGCTATTTTCTAGACATACATGTAGAAGTGGATATCTACTCTTATCTAGAGAAAGTCGCCCTATGGATAGTTCTAATAGTGATTAGCTTGATAGTATACTCTTTATTTGTGCACAAGAGACCATTTTTTGAGGAATCCCCAAGAATAGACCTTTCTTTTAACAATATCTCACTTTCAATAGTGATACTGTTTTTTGTAATTCTAGGTTCGGCATACTTTACAATATAA
- a CDS encoding phosphodiester glycosidase family protein gives MSFRIKIKRGIAVALSAAIMLGSAGNIAVLQEVAFASGESLSIGRVVDESTKTIGPDMHQTIYEVEGSSGVQKVYKLEMDPYNEYFKVATSLSNGKLAGHQTTTGMANTFYTGGNPVVGAINGDFYDIPSGIPIGMMIMDGEIVATSSNWHAIGFNKSDYTVIGTPEFDISFSADSMATEKVKINHVNKNRSVSDLILYTPKYAENTRTNEYGTEVVLKVLSGRPEAGKTMTAEVVEIIDEKGSAALRDGFVVLSGHGEKRDKLRKLKVGETVSMDFKVDGQWANTVEAIGGRDILLKNGVVQEGLDNTKNPRTAIGVKSDGKIVALAVDGRQAGFSEGISLRDLAVMMKEMGVVNALNLDGGGSTTFATRQPGEEGVSLVNRPSDGKERANANGLLFISTAPSGALEKLVISPSKLRVFAGSEYSLSVKGADKYYNPAQISDTVFWATEGGVGEISSTGRFKASSSGASGKIKALSGGAAGEIPVEVVSKVDEIKLSHSSVSVDPGKKIDLNAEAYVDGKKVVVSDSSFTWTVEGDIGTVDGNGVFTAKDKSGLNGKVVATIGGVKTEVKVSVGKLPVSLEGFESGVDKWIKAGAEYNSIDLSLASKASGAPVRSGNSSMKISYDFTGKPGTSGVYAKAKSYIDIPEYPTKVGMWVYGDGKGHWLRSQFRDGNNEPFTVDFTTSSPGVDWTGWKYVEAKIPEGKVAPIKLDLIVRYMETSTSKKGAGAIYIDDITAIYGNIVVDPGEEPEKPVEDKSVFKDLKGNWSEEYVMKLYEMGVVSGSIDGSGARRYYPESNITRQEFAKLIVASQNIDIVSNSSFKFADDSYIDEWAKPYVYAAYEAGIIEGYVDEDGNKRFNPKANISRAEIVTIIGRSLKQDSSYPVDFADKDSIPEWAAPYVALSVEKGIVNGYDDKTFRPGNSAQRSEVAKMIYFSIK, from the coding sequence TTGAGCTTTAGAATAAAGATTAAAAGAGGTATTGCGGTAGCTCTTTCAGCGGCAATTATGCTTGGAAGTGCAGGAAATATAGCTGTTTTACAGGAGGTGGCGTTTGCTTCCGGAGAGTCACTTTCGATTGGGAGAGTGGTGGACGAGAGCACTAAGACAATAGGCCCCGATATGCATCAGACTATATACGAGGTGGAAGGAAGCTCTGGAGTCCAGAAAGTGTACAAGCTGGAGATGGACCCTTACAACGAGTACTTCAAGGTGGCGACTAGCCTTTCAAACGGGAAGCTCGCAGGCCATCAGACTACTACAGGAATGGCAAACACGTTCTACACTGGCGGAAACCCAGTTGTAGGAGCTATAAATGGAGACTTTTACGATATCCCGTCAGGCATACCTATAGGCATGATGATAATGGACGGCGAGATAGTGGCCACTTCATCTAACTGGCATGCTATAGGCTTCAACAAAAGCGACTATACAGTCATAGGCACGCCTGAGTTTGACATAAGCTTTTCGGCAGACAGCATGGCGACAGAGAAGGTAAAGATAAACCATGTGAACAAAAATAGAAGCGTCTCAGACTTGATACTCTACACTCCTAAATACGCTGAGAACACGAGGACAAATGAATACGGAACAGAAGTGGTGCTTAAAGTCTTATCTGGCAGACCAGAAGCTGGAAAGACTATGACGGCCGAGGTAGTGGAGATAATAGACGAGAAAGGAAGTGCCGCGCTTAGAGATGGATTTGTGGTGCTGTCTGGGCATGGAGAAAAGAGAGACAAGCTCAGAAAACTGAAGGTAGGCGAAACAGTCAGCATGGACTTCAAGGTAGATGGACAGTGGGCCAACACGGTTGAAGCCATTGGAGGAAGGGATATACTTCTGAAAAATGGAGTAGTCCAAGAAGGGCTGGACAATACGAAAAATCCTAGAACGGCAATAGGTGTAAAGTCAGACGGCAAGATAGTTGCACTGGCTGTAGATGGAAGGCAAGCAGGATTCAGCGAGGGCATATCGCTTAGAGATCTGGCAGTCATGATGAAGGAGATGGGAGTTGTAAACGCCCTGAACCTTGACGGAGGAGGATCTACAACTTTTGCCACCAGACAGCCTGGTGAAGAAGGTGTATCGCTTGTAAACAGGCCTTCCGACGGAAAAGAGAGAGCGAACGCAAATGGGCTTTTATTTATAAGCACAGCTCCTAGCGGCGCGCTTGAGAAACTTGTCATATCGCCTTCCAAGCTCAGAGTATTCGCGGGAAGTGAATACAGCTTGAGCGTGAAAGGTGCGGATAAGTACTACAATCCAGCCCAGATAAGCGACACTGTGTTCTGGGCTACAGAAGGCGGAGTAGGAGAGATAAGCAGTACGGGTAGATTTAAGGCTTCAAGCTCAGGTGCAAGCGGAAAGATAAAAGCGCTAAGTGGCGGAGCGGCCGGAGAGATACCTGTAGAGGTAGTTTCAAAGGTAGACGAGATAAAGCTGTCTCACAGCTCTGTATCTGTAGACCCTGGAAAGAAAATAGACTTGAATGCAGAGGCCTATGTTGACGGCAAAAAAGTGGTTGTAAGCGACAGCTCCTTTACCTGGACTGTCGAAGGCGATATAGGCACAGTGGATGGAAACGGAGTTTTTACGGCCAAAGACAAATCGGGATTAAATGGGAAGGTAGTCGCGACGATTGGAGGCGTCAAAACAGAAGTTAAGGTGAGCGTTGGAAAGCTGCCGGTTTCGCTGGAGGGGTTTGAAAGCGGAGTCGACAAGTGGATAAAAGCCGGCGCAGAGTACAACAGCATAGACTTATCACTTGCGTCTAAAGCTTCAGGAGCGCCGGTGAGAAGTGGAAACAGCTCGATGAAAATATCCTACGACTTCACGGGCAAGCCGGGGACTTCAGGCGTTTACGCCAAGGCCAAAAGCTATATAGATATACCTGAATACCCAACTAAAGTCGGCATGTGGGTATATGGGGACGGAAAAGGACATTGGCTTCGATCTCAATTTAGAGACGGCAACAACGAACCATTTACAGTGGACTTTACAACTTCAAGTCCAGGAGTCGACTGGACAGGCTGGAAGTACGTGGAGGCAAAGATTCCTGAAGGCAAGGTGGCTCCTATAAAACTAGACTTAATCGTGAGGTATATGGAGACGAGCACCAGCAAAAAGGGAGCAGGCGCAATCTATATAGACGATATAACTGCAATCTACGGAAACATTGTAGTCGACCCAGGAGAAGAACCAGAAAAACCTGTGGAAGACAAATCTGTCTTCAAGGATTTGAAGGGTAACTGGAGTGAAGAGTACGTCATGAAGCTCTATGAGATGGGAGTTGTAAGCGGCTCGATAGACGGAAGCGGAGCTCGCAGATATTATCCTGAAAGCAATATAACTAGACAGGAGTTCGCAAAGCTGATAGTGGCTTCGCAGAACATAGACATAGTTTCAAACAGCAGCTTTAAGTTTGCAGACGACAGCTATATAGACGAATGGGCTAAGCCATATGTATATGCGGCCTACGAGGCAGGCATAATAGAAGGATATGTAGACGAAGATGGAAACAAGAGATTTAATCCAAAGGCCAACATAAGCAGGGCCGAGATAGTAACCATAATAGGACGAAGCTTAAAGCAGGATTCTAGCTACCCGGTGGACTTTGCTGACAAAGACAGCATACCGGAGTGGGCAGCTCCATATGTGGCGCTTTCTGTGGAGAAGGGAATAGTAAACGGGTATGACGACAAGACTTTCAGACCGGGGAACAGCGCTCAAAGGTCGGAAGTTGCAAAGATGATTTACTTTTCAATTAAATAG
- a CDS encoding flavodoxin domain-containing protein, whose protein sequence is MKTGIFYTSEHGTAEKAATELKKKIGGEVDLIDLKRERGYVENYDNIILGSGIYAGKVSKELKSFIEKNLEEIMKRNHGVYICSREEGDNSKKYFTANFRFDLLQTSFCTAHLGHGIDLQKLGFIKKLLFKKVFQIKEDYTTLNEKEIDIFAKKLKAKINGEDVES, encoded by the coding sequence ATGAAAACAGGAATATTCTACACATCAGAGCATGGAACTGCTGAAAAAGCGGCAACAGAGCTCAAAAAGAAGATAGGCGGAGAAGTGGACTTGATAGACTTAAAGAGGGAGCGGGGGTATGTAGAGAACTATGACAATATAATACTGGGCTCGGGAATCTATGCAGGGAAAGTTTCAAAAGAGCTTAAGTCCTTCATTGAGAAAAACCTAGAGGAGATAATGAAGAGAAACCATGGAGTCTATATCTGCTCAAGAGAAGAAGGAGACAACTCTAAAAAATATTTTACAGCCAACTTTAGATTCGACCTTTTACAGACCAGTTTCTGCACAGCACATCTAGGTCATGGGATAGATCTACAGAAGCTTGGGTTTATAAAAAAGCTCTTGTTCAAAAAAGTTTTTCAGATAAAAGAAGACTATACAACTCTTAACGAGAAAGAAATAGATATATTTGCAAAAAAATTGAAGGCGAAAATAAACGGAGAGGATGTGGAGAGTTGA